In a single window of the Anguilla rostrata isolate EN2019 chromosome 4, ASM1855537v3, whole genome shotgun sequence genome:
- the tle2b gene encoding transducin-like enhancer protein 4 has translation MYPQGRHPVPLQPGQSFKFTVLETLDRIKEEFQFLQAQYHSLKLECEKLASEKTEMQRHYIMYYEMSYGLNIEMHKQAEIVKRLSAICAQIIPFLSQEHQQQVVQAVERAKQVTMAELNAIIGQQQLQHLSHHTPGIPLTPHPSGLALGAGSGLLALTGALGVSAHLAGKDERNHLDSEHLRGEGAEASKSVSSTDSQPAEERQGPSGGYAAQGGADAKRRRCEEKDVLPSHYDSDGDKSEDNLVVDVSNEEPTSPAASPPASPHGNGLDRAPTLRKELPGTPSPPAAPTSTPPHSPSPGKAKDPTQVEKSQSPSSKSGTPSPSRREALTPGPPGPSTSCLRLVSKPASTADPGVDPPPALRSPLSVPPGSYPAHFGVVSHAGLNGELANPGGFGGALTLSPQISAATSAYTRSPMVAYESRSHLRAPGLSSSLPGATGGKPAYSFHVSADGQMQPVPFPPDALLGPGIPRHARQIHSLSHGEVVCAVTISASTRHVYTGGKGCVKVWDISQPGSKTPMAQLDCLNRDNYIRSCKLLPDGRTLIVGGEASTLSIWDLATPTPRIKAELTSSAPACYALAISPDNKVCFSCCSDGNIVVWDLHNQTLVRQFQGHTDGASCIDISNDGTKLWTGGLDNTVRCWDLREGRQLQQHDFTSQIFSLGYCPTGEWLAVGMESSNVEVLHVSKPDKYQLHLHESCVLSLKFAYCGKWFVSTGKDNLLNAWRTPYGASIFQSKESSSVLSCDVSPDDKYIVTGSGDKKATVYEVVY, from the exons TCTGAAGCTGGAATGTGAGAAGCTGGCCAGTGAGAAGACAGAGATGCAGAGACATTACATCATG tacTACGAGATGTCATATGGACTGAACATTGAAATGCACAAACAG GCGGAGATTGTGAAGAGGCTCAGTGCGATCTGTGCTCAGATcatcccctttctctctcaggag caccagcagcaggtgGTGCAGGCGGTGGAGAGAGCCAAGCAGGTGACCATGGCCGAGCTCAACGCCATCATTGGG cagcagcagctccagcacctGTCCCATCACACCCCCGGTATTCCGctgacccctcacccctccGGCCTGGCcctgggggcggggtcggggctGCTGGCGCTCACCGGGGCCCTGGGGGTCTCCGCCCACCTCGCCGGCAAGGACGAGCGCAATCACCTGGACTCCGAGCACCTGAGAGGTGAGGGCGCGGAGGCT agcaaGTCGGTGTCGTCGACGGACAGCCAGCCGGCTGAGGAGCGGCAGGGCCCCTCGGGGGGGTACGCGGCGCAGGGCGGGGCCGACGCCAAGCGGAGGCGCTGCGAGGAGAAGGACGTGCTTCCCTCGCACTAC GACAGTGATGGGGACAAGAGTGAGGACAACTTGGTGGTGGACGTCTCTAATGAG GAGCCCACCTCCCCAGCTGCCagcccccctgcctccccccacGGAAACGGCCTGGATCGCGCCCCCACCCTCAGGAAGGAGCTTCCCgggacccccagcccccctgcgGCCCCCACGTCGACCCCGCCTCACAGCCCCTCACCTGGGAAGGCCAAAGACCCAACACAG gtagaGAAGTCCCAGTCGCCCTCCTCCAAATCGGGGACCCCGTCTCCGTCCCGCCGCGAGGCCCTGACTCcgggcccccccggccccagcACCTCCTGCCTGCGCCTCGTCAGCAAGCCCGCCTCCACCGCGGACCCCGGAGTAGA cccccctccagctctgCGCAGCCCCCTGTCCGTGCCCCCGGGCTCGTACCCGGCTCATTTTGGGGTGGTGTCCCACGCGGGCCTCAACGGGGAGCTGGCCAACCCCGGGGGCTTCGGGGGGGCTCTGACCCTCTCCCCCCAAATCAGCGCCGCCACCAGCGCGTACACCCGCAGCCCAATG GTGGCGTATGAGTCCCGTTCCCACCTCAGGGCCCCGGGGCTGTCCTCCTCATTGCCTGGAGCCACCGGTGGAAAGCC GGCGTACTCCTTCCACGTGAGCGCGGACGGGCAGATGCAGCCGGTGCCCTTCCCCCCCGATGCCCTGCTGGGCCCGGGCATCCCGCGCCACGCCCGGCAGATCCACAGCCTGAGCCACGGGGAGGTGGTGTGCGCCGTCACCATCAGCGCCTCCACCCGCCACGTCTACACCGGCGGCAAGGGCTGCGTGAAGGTGTGGGACATCAGCCAGCCCGGCAGCAAGACCCCCATGGCCCAGCTGGACTGCCTG aacagagACAACTACATCCGGTCGTGTAAGCTCCTCCCCGACGGGCGGACCCTGATCGTGGGAGGCGAGGCCAGCACGCTGTCAATCTGGgacctggccacgcccaccccgcGCATCAAGGCGGAGCTGACGTCCTCGGCCCCCGCCTGCTACGCCCTGGCCATCAGCCCCGACAACAAGGTCTGCTTCTCCTGCTGCAGCGACGGCAACATCGTGGTGTGGGACCTGCACAACCAGACGCTCGTCAG GCAATTCCAGGGCCACACGGACGGGGCCAGCTGCATCGACATCTCCAACGACGGGACCAAGCTGTGGACGGGGGGGCTGGACAACACGGTGCGCTGCTGGGACCTGAGAGAGGGgcggcagctgcagcagcacgaCTTCACCTCCCAG atcTTCTCTCTGGGGTACTGTCCCACAGGGGAGTGGCTGGCCGTGGGGATGGAGAGCAGCAACGTGGAGGTGCTGCACGTCTCCAAACCCGACAAGTACCAGCTGCACCTCCACGAGAGCTGCGTGCTCTCCCTCAAGTTCGCCTACTGCG gcaaGTGGTTTGTGAGCACAGGGAAGGACAATCTGCTGAATGCGTGGAGGACGCCCTATGGAGCCAGCATATTCCAG